From a region of the Flavobacterium branchiarum genome:
- a CDS encoding DUF6850 family outer membrane beta-barrel protein: MRSNAWENWVLLLMLSFFANTAQAQDSLIISNHLIDLQVKNQIFNYPVVYTNSYIKDFTFTELSYEHTQNEFARTQTANEINTFQFLARGYYTTKSKWRLFGDMSIIKKEEKDLGWVLTDDRSEEQEVIMPHYFFVPRKGDWTSQNYNTNGGFSKEITSKLSLATKASFNAGKYTRNVDPRPQIISRKLTGELQLGYQIAERHKIFVLANYATGNKDFTYIYKDKHLNFESNPDTYLRFNTGYGRILNYFKSNYNNSTRFTYKDITTKLGLGYTFSNKSSNFTALYYHQKSNNNFYTNVFATDDQIRFKYETTTNHLELFALHKWNQKEINSTFKYYTSNSINNDVQSKGHNYKNSLNTINWLTSISKKTNSKIDYLFGLDVNYQQNSYNDVLATSNMHINSLNTGIFGSKDFAFTKSKINATVNLNMYFALPSTLDYYDTSGSTNSTFFNEVIVHDYAVSTTNYFAPKLRLEYSYPVQNKTVVFFTDFKEKLALKKQNDYNTIINTNTTYWLRLGVQLNY, translated from the coding sequence ATGAGAAGTAATGCCTGGGAAAACTGGGTACTACTTCTTATGTTATCTTTTTTTGCTAATACAGCACAAGCACAGGATAGCCTAATTATATCCAATCATCTTATTGATCTACAAGTTAAAAATCAAATATTCAATTACCCTGTTGTATATACCAACTCCTATATCAAAGATTTCACCTTTACCGAATTATCGTACGAACATACACAAAATGAATTTGCACGAACACAAACTGCAAACGAAATAAATACCTTTCAATTTTTAGCAAGGGGATATTATACAACAAAATCTAAATGGAGACTATTTGGTGATATGTCCATTATAAAAAAAGAAGAAAAAGATTTAGGTTGGGTTCTTACAGACGATCGATCAGAAGAACAGGAAGTAATAATGCCTCATTATTTTTTTGTACCTCGAAAAGGAGATTGGACAAGTCAGAATTACAATACAAATGGCGGATTTTCGAAAGAAATTACAAGCAAATTATCGCTAGCCACAAAAGCTAGTTTTAATGCAGGTAAATATACCCGAAATGTAGATCCCAGACCACAAATTATTTCAAGAAAATTAACTGGAGAACTTCAGCTTGGTTATCAGATAGCAGAAAGACATAAAATTTTTGTTCTAGCAAATTATGCGACAGGAAACAAAGACTTTACATATATCTACAAAGACAAACATCTAAATTTTGAATCTAATCCTGATACTTACTTACGATTCAACACTGGTTATGGACGAATTTTAAATTATTTCAAGTCTAATTACAACAACTCTACTCGATTTACTTACAAAGATATAACTACCAAACTTGGTTTAGGATATACTTTTAGTAACAAGAGTAGTAATTTTACTGCTCTATATTATCACCAAAAATCAAATAACAATTTTTACACTAATGTTTTTGCTACAGATGATCAGATTAGATTTAAATACGAAACGACAACAAACCATCTGGAGTTATTTGCACTACACAAATGGAATCAAAAAGAAATAAATTCTACTTTTAAATATTATACTAGCAATAGCATCAATAATGATGTACAGAGTAAAGGTCATAATTACAAAAATTCATTGAATACTATTAACTGGTTAACTTCTATTTCAAAAAAAACAAATTCCAAAATCGATTACTTATTTGGTCTTGATGTGAATTACCAACAGAACAGTTACAATGATGTTCTTGCAACAAGCAATATGCATATTAATTCATTAAATACAGGGATTTTTGGTAGCAAGGATTTTGCCTTTACCAAAAGCAAAATAAATGCTACTGTAAACTTAAACATGTATTTTGCGCTTCCGTCTACGTTAGATTATTATGACACTTCGGGAAGCACTAATAGCACCTTTTTTAATGAAGTGATTGTACACGATTATGCCGTTAGTACCACAAACTATTTCGCTCCCAAATTGAGATTAGAATATAGTTATCCTGTTCAAAATAAAACAGTAGTCTTTTTTACGGATTTTAAAGAAAAATTAGCCCTGAAAAAACAAAATGATTACAATACCATTATCAATACCAATACCACTTATTGGCTTCGTCTTGGTGTACAATTAAATTATTAA
- a CDS encoding cytochrome-c peroxidase encodes MKTKFIAISIMVFSFVILSYSKINENLSITELKRLYSSGDYTKWPKPEVDSLVYAQGFEDIGSLGKPEFPENNLYTEEKATLGKILFFDPRLSKSGQISCANCHDPELNWGDARRVSYGEGRLQGIRNSPSLMNIAYTKIFFWDGRATTLEDQASFPIKDTKEMNFHIDLATKRLNKIKGYKSYFKKAFGKEKITQEEILKAIATFERTLVSPKSRFDKFITGDSTQLSNKEIEGLHLFRTKARCINCHNTANFSDNKFHNIGLTYYGREYEDLGRYNVTRKAENVGEFKTQSLRGVAQNAPYMHNGLFPNLRGVLNMYNAGMPQPKRKESQQNDSLFPTTSRLIQKLQLKQSEVVALEAFITSLSTGNYKMRPPELPQ; translated from the coding sequence ATGAAAACAAAGTTTATCGCCATTAGCATAATGGTCTTTTCATTTGTTATACTTTCGTATTCAAAAATAAACGAAAACCTTTCTATTACAGAACTCAAACGGCTATATAGTAGCGGTGATTACACAAAATGGCCTAAACCTGAAGTCGACTCTTTAGTTTATGCTCAAGGTTTTGAAGATATAGGATCATTAGGCAAACCCGAATTTCCTGAAAACAATCTATATACCGAAGAGAAAGCAACTTTAGGCAAAATACTCTTCTTCGATCCTAGATTATCAAAATCAGGACAAATCTCTTGTGCCAATTGCCATGATCCAGAATTAAATTGGGGAGATGCAAGGAGAGTTTCTTATGGAGAAGGAAGATTACAAGGTATTAGGAATTCTCCTAGTTTAATGAATATCGCTTATACTAAAATATTCTTTTGGGACGGAAGAGCAACTACTCTAGAAGATCAAGCTAGTTTCCCTATAAAAGACACTAAAGAAATGAATTTTCATATCGATTTGGCGACAAAAAGATTGAATAAAATTAAAGGGTACAAATCCTATTTTAAGAAGGCTTTTGGTAAAGAGAAAATTACTCAGGAAGAAATATTAAAAGCAATTGCAACTTTCGAGAGAACATTAGTTAGTCCAAAAAGTAGATTTGACAAATTTATAACTGGAGATTCAACGCAACTTAGCAACAAAGAAATTGAAGGCTTACATTTATTTCGAACAAAAGCGCGTTGTATAAATTGCCATAACACGGCTAATTTCTCTGATAATAAATTTCATAACATAGGACTGACTTATTATGGAAGAGAGTATGAAGATTTAGGAAGATATAATGTGACACGAAAAGCTGAAAATGTTGGAGAATTTAAAACCCAATCTTTAAGAGGTGTAGCACAAAATGCTCCTTATATGCACAATGGTCTATTCCCTAATTTACGTGGCGTATTAAACATGTACAATGCTGGAATGCCACAACCTAAACGAAAAGAAAGTCAACAAAATGATTCCTTATTCCCTACTACATCAAGACTTATTCAAAAATTACAACTAAAACAATCTGAGGTAGTCGCATTAGAAGCTTTCATTACAAGCTTAAGTACTGGAAATTATAAGATGCGCCCTCCAGAATTACCACAATAG
- the pheS gene encoding phenylalanine--tRNA ligase subunit alpha, translating to MIDKIKEYIGEAQAFSTENKEELEAFRIKFLGKKGVLNDFFAEFKTVPNDQKKEFGQVINALKTAAEDKVKAIVEALESKEEIKGIYGDLTRAAEPIIIGSRHPISIVKNQIIDIFANIGFNVSEGPEIEDDWHNFTALNLPEYHPARDMQDTFFIQTNPDVLLRTHTSSVQVRYMENHKPPIRTISPGRVFRNEAISSRSHCIFHQVEGLYIDKDVSFADLKQTLLYFTKEMFGKSKIRLRPSYFPFTEPSAEIDIYWGLKTETDYRITKGTGWLEIGGCGMVDPNVLKNCDINPEEYNGFAFGMGVERIAMLLYQIGDIRMFYENDVRFLEQFKSNI from the coding sequence ATGATAGATAAGATAAAAGAATATATTGGGGAAGCTCAAGCTTTTTCAACAGAAAATAAAGAAGAATTAGAAGCATTCCGAATTAAATTTCTTGGTAAAAAAGGTGTTTTAAATGATTTTTTTGCTGAATTTAAGACTGTACCAAATGACCAGAAAAAGGAGTTTGGACAAGTTATAAACGCTTTAAAAACAGCTGCTGAAGATAAAGTAAAGGCTATTGTTGAAGCTTTAGAAAGTAAAGAAGAAATTAAAGGTATTTACGGAGATTTAACTCGTGCTGCCGAACCAATAATTATTGGCTCTCGTCATCCGATATCAATCGTGAAGAATCAGATTATTGATATTTTTGCTAATATTGGTTTTAACGTTTCCGAAGGTCCAGAAATCGAAGATGACTGGCATAATTTTACAGCATTAAACCTTCCAGAATATCATCCAGCACGTGATATGCAGGATACGTTTTTTATACAAACAAACCCAGATGTTTTATTGCGTACGCATACTTCATCGGTTCAGGTGCGTTATATGGAAAATCATAAACCGCCTATTCGTACTATTTCTCCAGGACGTGTTTTTCGTAATGAAGCAATTTCGTCACGTTCGCACTGTATCTTTCATCAGGTAGAAGGATTGTACATTGATAAAGATGTTTCGTTTGCCGATTTAAAACAAACCTTACTTTACTTTACAAAAGAAATGTTCGGAAAATCGAAAATCCGTTTACGTCCGTCTTACTTCCCATTTACAGAGCCTAGCGCCGAAATTGATATTTATTGGGGACTAAAAACAGAAACTGATTACCGTATCACCAAAGGAACAGGTTGGTTAGAAATAGGAGGTTGCGGAATGGTAGATCCTAACGTCTTGAAAAATTGTGATATAAATCCAGAAGAATACAATGGTTTTGCATTCGGAATGGGAGTAGAGCGTATTGCAATGTTATTATACCAAATTGGAGATATTCGTATGTTTTACGAAAATGATGTTCGATTCTTAGAGCAATTCAAATCGAATATATAA
- a CDS encoding CvpA family protein produces MSFFDMILGALLIFGLYQGIKNGLFVEVASFISLLLGIYLAIKFSSLMKEIIAKHVSWNPNTIQITAFILTFIVVVIAVYLLAKFLTGIADFAQLGWLNKLGGGLFRILKTVLILSVVFTLFEKINFNHTFAKKETLDKSIFYNPIQKVASFIYPSIENWYDTLKKSSTEKESETTK; encoded by the coding sequence ATGAGTTTTTTCGATATGATTTTGGGTGCTTTATTAATTTTCGGTTTATACCAAGGTATCAAAAATGGTCTTTTTGTAGAGGTTGCCTCTTTTATCTCTTTATTGTTGGGAATTTATTTAGCAATTAAATTTTCTTCTTTAATGAAAGAAATAATCGCAAAACATGTTTCATGGAATCCAAATACAATTCAGATTACAGCATTTATATTGACATTTATCGTAGTGGTCATTGCTGTTTATTTATTAGCTAAATTTTTAACCGGAATTGCCGATTTTGCTCAATTAGGATGGCTTAATAAACTTGGTGGCGGTCTTTTTAGAATTCTAAAAACTGTTTTAATATTAAGTGTCGTTTTTACGCTTTTTGAAAAAATAAACTTCAATCATACTTTTGCAAAAAAAGAAACCTTAGACAAATCAATCTTTTATAATCCGATACAAAAAGTAGCTAGTTTTATTTATCCTTCGATAGAAAACTGGTACGATACTTTAAAGAAAAGCAGTACTGAGAAAGAATCTGAAACCACCAAATAA
- the lepA gene encoding translation elongation factor 4, translating to MKKIRNFCIIAHIDHGKSTLADRLLGATQTVTAREEKAQLLDNMDLERERGITIKSHAIQMEYTYKGEEYILNLIDTPGHVDFSYEVSRSIAACEGALLIVDAAQSIQAQTISNLYLALENDLEIIPVLNKVDLPSANPEEVSDDIIDLLGCKLEDIIHASGKTGFGVEDILAAIIEKIPPPTGNIDEPLQALIFDSHYNPFRGIEVIFRVKNGQIKKGQKIKFMATGNEYFADEIGTLKLNQVPKNVISAGDVGYLISGIKEAKEVKVGDTLTDAKTPTTNMITGFEDVKPMVFAGIYPVDTEDYEDLRSSMEKLQLNDASLVFTPESSAALGFGFRCGFLGMLHMEIIQERLEREFDMTVITTVPNVSYLAYTKKEPDTAFVVNNPSDLPEPSKLDRVEEPYIKATIITKADFVGNVMSLCIEKRGQITNQTYLTTERVELNFDMPLAEIVFDFYDRLKTVSKGYASFDYTPIGMRTSKLVKLDVLLNAQNVDALSALIHEDNAYNIGKKMTEKLRELIPRQQFDIPIQAAIGAKIIARETIKALRKDVTAKCYGGDISRKRKLLEKQKKGKKRMRQVGNVEIPQEAFMAVLKLND from the coding sequence ATGAAAAAGATACGTAACTTTTGCATTATTGCACACATTGATCACGGTAAAAGTACACTTGCTGACCGTTTGCTTGGCGCTACACAAACCGTAACTGCTCGTGAAGAAAAGGCCCAATTGCTTGACAATATGGACTTGGAGCGCGAACGTGGAATTACCATAAAAAGTCACGCTATACAAATGGAGTACACTTATAAAGGAGAAGAATATATCCTGAATTTAATTGACACTCCTGGACACGTTGACTTTTCATACGAAGTTTCTCGATCAATTGCCGCTTGCGAAGGAGCGCTATTAATTGTTGATGCTGCTCAAAGTATTCAAGCTCAAACCATATCAAATTTATACTTAGCACTAGAAAACGACTTAGAAATTATTCCAGTTTTAAATAAAGTCGATTTACCAAGTGCTAATCCTGAAGAAGTTAGTGATGATATTATTGATTTACTAGGATGTAAATTAGAAGACATTATTCATGCTTCTGGTAAAACTGGTTTTGGTGTCGAAGATATTTTGGCTGCCATTATTGAAAAAATTCCACCTCCTACAGGAAATATTGATGAGCCATTACAGGCTTTGATTTTCGATTCACATTACAATCCGTTCCGTGGAATTGAGGTTATTTTCCGTGTTAAAAACGGACAAATTAAAAAAGGGCAAAAAATTAAATTCATGGCCACTGGAAATGAATATTTTGCTGACGAAATTGGAACATTAAAATTAAATCAGGTTCCTAAAAATGTAATTTCTGCAGGTGATGTTGGTTATTTAATTTCTGGAATTAAAGAAGCCAAAGAGGTAAAAGTTGGAGATACTCTGACGGACGCTAAAACACCGACTACAAATATGATTACTGGTTTTGAGGATGTAAAACCAATGGTATTTGCTGGAATTTACCCTGTAGATACTGAAGATTATGAAGATTTGCGTTCTTCTATGGAGAAATTGCAATTAAATGATGCTTCGTTAGTTTTTACTCCTGAAAGTTCTGCTGCTTTAGGATTTGGTTTCCGTTGTGGATTCTTAGGAATGCTTCACATGGAAATTATTCAAGAGCGTTTAGAGCGTGAATTCGATATGACTGTAATTACTACTGTACCTAACGTTTCTTATTTGGCTTATACCAAAAAAGAACCAGATACGGCTTTTGTAGTAAACAATCCATCTGACTTACCAGAGCCTTCTAAACTAGACAGAGTTGAAGAGCCTTATATTAAAGCAACAATCATTACAAAAGCTGACTTTGTTGGTAACGTAATGAGTTTGTGTATCGAAAAACGTGGTCAAATTACCAATCAAACGTATTTGACTACAGAACGTGTTGAATTAAATTTTGACATGCCATTAGCCGAAATTGTATTTGATTTTTATGATCGTTTAAAAACAGTTTCTAAAGGTTACGCTTCTTTCGATTATACTCCAATAGGAATGAGAACTTCTAAATTAGTAAAACTAGATGTTCTTTTGAATGCACAAAATGTTGATGCACTTTCTGCATTGATTCACGAAGACAACGCATACAACATCGGTAAAAAAATGACCGAAAAACTACGTGAGCTAATCCCTAGACAACAATTTGACATTCCGATTCAAGCTGCAATTGGGGCTAAAATTATTGCTCGTGAGACTATAAAAGCGTTACGTAAAGACGTTACCGCAAAAT